Proteins from a genomic interval of Colias croceus chromosome 2, ilColCroc2.1:
- the LOC123705106 gene encoding uncharacterized protein LOC123705106, with product MFCPYKNSYLQLVCAMNPKLLNKAVDQAMGKKEFDPHTERPPAQRLVSMQPSLYAPLVDVTRARLGFGRNGLRIVNRELHSPDHLVQLQALHSVLDQVQISENAMYLINIHLVYRLIDLMRNEDPVIREKVCLILTTLATYRQGRERIMTRPRIIKNLMWLILRDRKEIRFVAANALKSLTEHRCSLAKILENKTIVEDLLRMVVNDHKGIVAIHLNTITNLADWDAERPLKANAFQIMMQLFEDDDPKIISGAMDCMTQLCKHEVGKTLADTHDLTFVLRPYLIHNSAEVRISAVALMCYTTITTRSKWRAKEVCEELTRVLVNLCYRSNKPLLQISAMQVLINLCDCPDVRSHMKWHWEKRVKQIRIRTHEEWDGTTETSSYGLETGHNYRTMCIEKVETIKNDFGDNAEVVNVHSYLRRIHEVKERLLYAINWQSYRD from the exons ATGTTTTGTCCGTACAAAAACTCGTATTTACAACTGGTATGTGCCATGAACccaaaattattgaataaggCAGTGGATCAAGCTATGGGGAAAAAAGAATTTGACCCCCATACAG AACGGCCGCCAGCCCAAAGGCTAGTTTCCATGCAGCCCTCGCTATACGCGCCACTTGTCGACGTGACTCGCGCTCGTCTCGGCTTCGGTCGCAACGGGCTAAGAATTGTCAACAGAGAACTGCACTCTCCGGACCATTTGGTGCAATTGCAAGCGCTACATAGTGTGCTGGATCAA GTGCAAATATCAGAAAATGCAATGTACCTAATAAACATTCACTTGGTGTATCGGTTGATAGACTTAATGCGTAATGAAGATCCTGTCATTCGAGAAAAGGTTTGCCTGATTCTGACCACGTTGGCGACTTACCGCCAAGGGAGAGAAAGGATTATGACTCGACcgagaattattaaaaatctcaTGTGGCTTATCCTCAGAGATAGAAAGGAAATAAGATTTGTCGCGGCGAATGCGTTAAAATCATTGACAGAACACAGATGCTCTCTAGCAAAGATACTGGAAAACAAAACTATCGTTGAAGATTTACTGCGAATGGTTGTCAATGACCACAAGGGAATTGTAGCGATACATCTGAATACAATTACTAATCTTGCTGATTGGGATGCGGAGAGACCATTGAAAGCGAATGCTTTTCAAATCATGATGCAGTTATTTGAAGATGACGACCCAAAAATAATATCAGGAGCAATGGACTGTATGACGCAGCTCTGCAAACATGAAGTTGGTAAAACTCTAGCTGATACGCATGACCTGACTTTTGTTTTGCGTCCCTATCTGATACATAATTCAGCAGAAGTGAGAATCAGTGCAGTAGCTTTAATGTGTTACACGACGATCACAACGCGGTCGAAATGGCGCGCAAAAGAAGTTTGCGAGGAATTGACTAGAGTGCTCGTGAATTTATGCTACAGGTCGAATAAGCCCTTGCTTCAAATTAGCGCTATGCAAGTTTTGATCAATTTGTGCGACTGTCCTGATGTTAGGAGCCATATGAAGTGGCATTGGGAGAAGCGAGTGAAACAAATACGCATACGAACTCACGAAGAGTGGGACGGCACAACGGAAACTTCTAGTTACGGTTTGGAAACTGGGCACAATTATCGAACTATGTGCATAGAAAAAGTagaaactattaaaaatgatttcgGAGACAACGCCGAGGTGGTAAACGTACATAGCTATTTACGACGAATACATGAAGTCAAGGAACGCTTATTATATGCAATTAATTGGCAATCTTATAGGGATTGA